The genomic region TGTGTAAATATTGGCTTGTTAATGTTAAATACATCTATATACTTAATACATTTCATAtttactttttcaattaaaaattatcttaaaacACTTCACATAGTTCTTCATAATATCCTCGCACCCCATAATCTTAACATACATCTTATATTTTTTACATACACTTCACATTTTCTACCTCCGCTGTACACATTTTCTTTGAGTTCTTCAAGCAATCCTACACTGACGACAATTTCAAAATACTTAAGACAAGCATTAGCCTCTACAGGGAATGCTCTGAGTTACTGAGTGTCTCAGAACTCATTACAGAAGTTATACATATTTTAACAATCATTATGCAACTAAATTTTGCAACATGAATTAGTTAGCAGTTAGTAATTGACAAGCTCAAAACCCTCTCTGAGCAACTGAGATGATCTCAGAGCCAAGGAAGACCATTTCAAAGTCAAGTAATGACGATCCAACCAGGAGATGGAGCATCGTAAAATGGCGACCAGAGAAGGGAACAAAAAACTATCACTTACAATATTAATAACACAGGTATTTTGGGAAGCAAAAGTAGGCTTAAATAAATATCGATGTCGTTGAAATCACTAAAATAATgaaatatgaagtcttatttCATGTGAAGCTTCTGAAACGTTGATCTTGTGTTTCAATCAAcgtgtttgtagtttcattggttaggaTTTTGTTATACAATAGAGGTGAGAGTGGTTTGAGAGTTGAATAAGCtaaataatacgttaaaagtaatttggtgtgtatttagattttttttaacttataaggtcgaaattgtcattgcatagtagAGTACATaagttatttaattaaattttaatgtgagaTATATTCAACATTATATggggtgctaataaaaaaaaacctaaatattTATTTGTGGAGAGTATTAGAGTACATATAGATTTACAATAAATTAATCGCTACTTACAActgaaaattacatttttataattTGGATAATTGTCAAGaagatttaaattaattaatttaaagctAACGCCTCCCCAAAATAAACGAGTTTGATCGAACAAGTTTGAAAGAACAACAGttgaaaattacatttttatatttcttaTATGGAAAAAGAGTTGAGAGAATTCTCTAGAATCCCAACGAAGAAAAAGTTCTAAACCCCTAAACAGAGTCACACCCCCAATAAAATTCCAACCCTTGACTCCAAACACCACACGAAAAAAGAATTCATACATAAGATTTAGATATAGATAATAGAGTCGATTTTTATATGAAGTTTAATTTTTGCTAGGCCTGGATAGGTACATAAATTTTAGTGGTGATTTTAAATTAATCCTAAGATTTTAAATATCTTCATaaagtttttttaaaaataaacattttttaGGTTCACTAACATTAAGTAAGGACATTGACAAAtattaaagcatgttttaactCTCAAATCATCTATGgagttttgaattttcaaattGATGCATTTTAGCTAAAGAAAATTTATAGTTTAATTTGGGTAAATGGATCAATTTAGGGGATTAGAACTCCAAAAACGACGATCAGTGAAAACCATTCATTATCCACTTCATCATTTAATGTTAGTAACATCATCATTTAATATTGATAAAATCTTCATTTAACGCCCGTGACCTAATAAATgtcaatttttcaaaatattaggtaattatttgaattattttaaaaaattaagtagTTATCCGTATTTAACCCTCGATCATTTTTCCTTTCGTAtttgataaaatagaaaatttgatTCACACCCACTTCATTAAAGCCAACTTTAGGTAAAACCCAAATATTCCTTTTTTCGATTTAGACCCTTTGATTGTTGTGCCACCTATAACAAATTTCCTTTTACGTGTGGTGTTAATAAATGTTTCTATTTTTCATTCCCAATTTGCTTATAAAGTTAAAAAGAAGGTTTAAACCATCTTCAAAGGaaatgttaaattttaatcataaaatttgaatcaaattaaactattattttattaccctatttttttatgagaatttttattatttattttatgttacatataaataattgataaaaagaaattcatattaagttattaaccCAGCCCCTTCTTTCTGAACATCTCCTgatcttttttctctcttttctgaATTCAAATCGACGGGACTGCTCATGCGAATCCATCTTTTCATACTTCCCACAAACACTCGAAGGATCAGTAGCTCATTAGAGCTCGTTTTGTACACTCCCCACAAACACTCAGGTTCACATATTCCgatcctttctctctctctctccccgttTCGCTTTGTGGTTTCACTCTAATCCATGGCTACTCAAGGTCAAGTCATCACTTGCAaagctcctctctctctctctctctctctctcccctctctagatttctatatgtatatatgtgtatgtatcgTTTTGTGTATGTTTTTTTACAGTGAAATGGTTGGTTGTGATTGAGAATATGTTTTGTGGGTAatggttttttgggtgaaattgaaattgggaatGCGAAGCGGCGGTGGCCTGGGAACCCCATAAGCCGTTGGTGATCGAAGACGTGCAGGTGGCTCCGCCGCAGGCCGGAGAGGTCCGGGTCAAGATTCTTTACACCGCTCTCTGCCACACCGACGCTTACACCTAGGGCACgagataaaaataataaaaaaatatttgaagctactgtcaaatttgacagcaacccGTTTCTGCCAATCCATGTCATCGTCATATAGAAATTGACATTTCGGTTGGATAATATTATTGTGAtctttttttactattatagCTTATGTGAacattttgacatcttcttAGCTACTTTGGTCTTTTTCTCACTCAATGAGGATTCTCTTCGgattttctttgtgaggatttcgaaAGTCCTTGAATCAcatttgttcatcgtacatcgtgtaatcagtttttatcagacactgtttatatttaattttaaataaaaatatttacaatgacttctaaccgtacgatatacgatgaacgaatataaTTGAAGGATCTCCTGGatctcacaaagaagatccgaaGAGAATTCTTTTTCGCTAACCTTTTACTGTGCTTTTATAAAACAATAAGAAGACTAGACGAATCAGTTTTGGAGTCCCGGTTAAGAGTTTGGACTCGCGTGTAGGGAGGGCAATTATAATTTGGACCTAGATGATAGAAAATACCGTATATAACCAACTTTGCTAAACTTATATCGACAAAGCCCATTGTTTGATTGCGAGGATTGTAATTAATGGACTAGCTAATTGataagttttttcttttcataccaAATCTGACAAGATAAGGTTATTAGGTACAATTTGTTTCGAACGCAATTTATGCTTGGGCTAGTGATTTGCGCTTAGTGACATGCcttgtttcatatttttgcaTGTATTGACAATTGCTTGAAGTATTTGCTTACTTTCTACATTAATCTTTAGATTTTGAATTGAGCAAGATCAAGAAATACCACTTCGACATGTAACAAAGTGAGAAAGAGTAAAAATCTAGACTAGAGTTATAATTGATGCAATCAAAACTAATCGAAAGCTTAATTGAAAGATCGAAAGCTTAATTAAGAAGTATATAAGCTGATATGATACTTATAGTGGTGTAGCCAGGATTTCTAAATAATGGGGTCataatatcaataaaaaaactttatttGGCCATTTCGTCTAGCACCTAGTAGGTAGGTGCCAATTTTTGCCAACATATGCATAAAACTTATACCAACCTATGTCGATAATTACTATTATTTGTAAAGACTTGTTCAGGGTAAATGCAGGATACTGCAGAGTAATGTTGAAAATTGTCAAAACTTATCAACTAAAGTATTTCATCGAGCACATAATGATCACAATAGAGTCGCACACAAGAAGAgataaaagaaagacaaattgagagaagaaaataaaagaagtagGAGAATGAGATTATAATTTAGTTTGCCTTAGCTGTTTATAAGATCAAATACAATacacaaacaaatatacatgaaattttttaagttgttgaAGTCAAAGACAATCAACAACCTCATACTAACTTCGCCACTAGATACTTGCATTCGAAGACGAGTTTTTTGCCGGCAGAGGAATATGATTTTGAGTTCCTAAAGTTTACTTACTTGTAAAAGTACAGAGTATAAATATATAGATGCCcgtaaatataatataaaatagttttgaatttagaaaaaaaaaaaatataagttttACGTTTTAAAGGTTTTCTATTTTATAAAAAGTATAGCGATATGGTTTTCACTAATTAcgtaaagaaaaaacaaatcataACATCGTCTAGCGGTGTTACGTCACCATcgcaccaacaaataatccaaattaaaaaagaaaaccacTGATCCTAATCCTAATAAAATTCTAATTACCTTTATTTACCCAAAAATACCCCTATCAACAAATGAAAATCTCGAATCTACCCTCGGAATCAAAGGCCCAAATCCGCagcggcagcagcagcagcagcagcattgCGCTTCGATTCACTCCCGCCTTTCTTGCCGATCTTATTTTTAGGTCCCAATCCCAAAACCTTTTTCAATTTCCGAAAAACCCTCCCAACGATACTACCACTGCTCCCCTCCTTTCTCGCAGACGGCGTCGTTTTGGCGGCTTCCACCTTCAGCAGCTCGGGCAAACCCACCAAAGAATCACCGTTCCATTTGAAATCCTTGTACAGTTCGGCGTACAACTTCTCCAACGGCTCCCTGAAACTTCGCCTTACCTTTATAACCGAAACGGCACCGTTTTGGtgaccctcctcctcctcctccttgtaCTCGCCCACCGCTACGAGCCCCTTCGCGTATGCAATGCACGCTCTCAGTATCACACCCGCTCTCTGCCGAAAGTGCTCCGCCACGAACGCCCTGAAATGTTTGGGCGGCCTCCGCAGCAGAATGTGCGTCGTTTTGTGAGTCAACAGGAACGCGTTCTCGCCGTAGGCTTGCGCCGTGTTCTCCAACCGACCCCGGCCGAATATTCCCGTGCCCGGTTCGTTGAAATAGGGTTTCTCGTTGAGCACGAGACCCTGGATCGAGACCAGGACCTGGAGGATCGTCGACTGAGACGGGTTCCACTTCTGCCCCTTGCTGCCGGACCACGTGTTGAGCAGGCTCAGGCAGACGTAGCCGGTCGCGTAGAGGTTCGGGTTGACCCGGTTCCCGAAAGAGTGGTAGTAGACCTGGGGCGGGCGGGTCGGGTAATCGTTCGGGAACGCGATGTCGAAGAAGAAGAGCGCGTCGTGGTAGGGCGTGCCGGCAGCGCCGACGATGACGGCCTGGAGGAGGTCGATGCGGGTGTCGTAGACGCGCACATAGATGGAGTCCGGGAGGTGCTTCTCGAGAATCTTCCACTCGTGCATGATCTTCTTGTGGACCTTGCTGCCGCCACTAGTGAAGCAACCTTGGCCGGCGGTATTCTTCGGGAGGTTGGATCTGTAGAAGTGGTGGTCCGAGGGGTCCGAAACGACGTCGAATCGCTTGAACAGGTCGGGCTGACTTTCTGCAGCGTCGTTTTCCGGCGTCTTTGGGGTCAGAGAAGGAGCCATCTTCTATGGAGGACTTATTGGTGATGGGGCGGAGTGTGTGAGACTGACGGGGGGGGACTGCTAATATAATATGATTTGGAGTCTTTGATCCAAGCCTTTCCTCTCAGGATCGCATTTTCAATATGACTAGCTAACTTATTAGTGTTTTTCGTCCGTTCACGTGGATTAATCTAACAaggttaattattttttaattttaaaccaaatttaataggaagttttaacgaaaaacctacgttactgtttattttaacgaaaaaccatatttttacactaaaaaatcaaacctagtactattcattttatcatttattttgtccttatcgttaaaactcaaagttttcaaaccatttttattagttttcctagtTTAATAAAGTTAGGCTAGGTACAATACTACAATTTATGTTGAATGCAATTTATACTTGTGCGGATTAAATGATCCGCAATCTTTTTAGCCATCTCTTGTGCGGATTAAAGGCGCGGACATTCCGTGTGGACCTTATCTAACGGCTGTGACTGCCTAAGTGTAGTGATGGAACCGGACTTAAAGAAGAAGGGGAAGGGAGCTGGCGGAAGTTGAACGGCGAGTAACGAATGACTGGATTTGAGGGACAAGTGGTAGATCAGCAGCACCAAAGTGATGCACAGATACAATCTCCAATGGCTTCGAGGGAAGACACGGCTTCGTGTGTAATGGCGTTGGAGGCAGCTTTGCTTCCATGCTTGCATGCTCTGTGTGGTTCAAGCGATTGACCGCTCTCCCCACCCGTCTCATCAGAGTTAGTACCGGAACGAAAGAGATGAGAGGAGACCGAGGCAGGATGGTAGTCCTGAAAAAGATCCTTCTGCCAACTGCTTTGCGGGTGGACGTGGATATATTTTCATGTAATGTAATACTTGATTTAGTTTGGTTCGTATTTTAGCAAATGCTTCAAGTAATGGCACTCCcgcattaaaaaaataattggaaTACCAATAACAGCTCCCGTAAACAATCTGTAAGTGTAACTTGAACGAAGGAAAATATGTTATTACGTGCCCAAATACATTAATTAAACAAGTGTCATGAGGAATGGTGTCTACTTGAAGGGAAAGATGGAAGTCATTCCCACCAATTTGACAGCCCAACTTTCTTACGCTTACCGTGGAAGGGAAGCGGTATGCAAATTCTACAACTTGGAAGAAGGCTTTTTCGAACTCCGACCTGCTATGAACTCTTGCATCTTCTTAAACTGGGCTTTGGTCATTCCCTTGTAATACTCATGACCCCTCTCCTGAAATTAAACAATCAAAACATGTCCATACATTGTCATGAATAAGAACAAACACACGCTAAAACAACATTCGTAGCGTTACATACTAGAACTTGAGTGCAGAATTTGAGCTAAGTCACGCAATCTATCGACCATAATAATTAAATTCCCAACTCCCCGATCATAAGACCTATCACTTACGAGCGCAGACCGACAAATCTAAACCAACATTGTTAGTAAAAGGTATGTTAGTGGTAAAATGGGCACCTTTTCAAGCGTAAGGGCGTCGGCCAGGTCCAGCTTAAGCCCGTCATTGATAACAGCCTTGTATCTCAACACCATGTCATGGTTATTTTTCGCAATGGCCTCACCTACTTCACGAGCTTTCTTCAGCAACTCACTCTCTTCCACAACGTGGTTCACGAACCCCAACTTTTCGCCCACCTCCGCTGTCAACGGCGTCGCCGCCAGCGACACTTCGCGCGCTTTGTTGGGCCCTATGATCCTCGAAAGCTTCTGGGACAAACCCCACGACGGAAATATCCCAAATCTATTTTCAAACCAAACAAGCAGAAACGGTTAGAGATATTGCGTACCAATTCGGACTTCGATTCTAGATCCAAAATCTGAAACTAAAGAAGGGATTGATACGGACCTAGCGTGAGTGTCCATGAATTTAGCTCCTTTCGTCGCGATGATGATATCGCAGGCGAGCGCGATCTCGAACCCGGCGGTGACCGCGAACCCGTTAATTGCTCCGATGATGGGCTTTCGGCACCGCTCCATCTGGGAAACGGGGTCGGACTCCACGTCCTTCACATCGCCTTTGAAAACGTCCTCGGCGGAGGTGAGATCGACGCCGGAACAAAACGCGCGACCGGACCCAGACAGAACGATGACCCGGACCGATTCGTCTTGATCTAGGGCCTTGAAGGCCTGGGCAAGGTCCGTCATCATGGGCCGGGTCAGCGAGTTGAGCGACTTGGGACGGTTGATCGTCACGAACGCGATTCCGGTCGCTTCGCGGTTTACAAGTATGAGATTTTCCGGCGACGATTGGTGGCGGGCCATATTGGTAGGTAATACGGCGGCGTTTAGGGAGAAAtggatttggtttttgggttGGATTGGATTGGCGCGGAATCGGTTGAACTCGGATTGGAATGCGTGTGGATGGTGTCGTTTTTGCTTTGGAATGCGTGGAAGAGTTATCGTGACGATTTGTTTTAGTTGACACTGGACGCTACGATGAAACTGACAGTTGAGTGTTGCGCGGGCCCGCCAAATAATGGCCATGGGCTTCACGGGCCTCAACTACAGGCctgaagaaataaataaataaatgggtCCGAATACACATTGAAAGCCCAACCCAATTTCGCTTTTATTTGGAACATTCATTTTTATGCAAGCGATACTAGACAAGAAAAGAACAAGGCGAGAGTGGAGAAGTTGTATTGTATCCTCAAAAGTCAAATTATTTTTGTGGAAAGCCATTCATCAGCTTCTCACCTCTCGTGGCAAAGAGCTTTTATGACGTGAGATCACTAATGAAGGCATCATGTCTTCTATGTGGACATGGACATCCATATGACCGTCTACAAGATGAAACAGTGACAATGAATCCGTTGCACAAAAGTTTACTATCATCACAGCGAGGAATGACTCGGGAGATTTAATAGATTCTTGGGGTCttttgatatgggtccaaagtaactaaaaattagacctatttcaaaagtcaaaagtcactaaaaattggacctatttcaaaaggtgacttataaaattggacctatttcaaattttccctagATTCTTTGATTTGCCCATGTGTTGGACTTCTATCGTCCAAAGTGACATAAGTAGTGATAGTTACTGATGGGTCATGTGGTAAAGAGAGTTAAACATCGTAGCCAATGATAGTAATTTAGTAAATCTATTGTATGGAAGTTATTTTCGTCGTGACGAAGAAAGAAACAGGAGAATTAACTATTTTTTGGGCTTGCCCATGTGCTGGATGTTTCTAGCCGAAGGTGACGGAAATGGCGGTTAGTGAATTCTAACACATGATGGGGAGTGCTAGGTTTTATATGGTACCCCTATTGATGACACCAAGCGTTTAGACTTTAGCAACTCAATTGTCATTCATTTCGTCCAATCCTAGAAATGGTAGCAAGGTTGGCCAGCTACTATAAGCTatgtaaaaattcaaaatgaatcaAGTTTAAACTCAGAAcgcaataaattaaaaaataaaaggtcaTATTCACTGAGACAATCTACCGCGTATCTCTTATTTATTCTTCATGAAGCTTATTACAACGATATTATATAATCAAGAAGCTCTTCTGGGCACATTCTTTTTACACTCTTTCTCttctatgatttttttttttttttttttttttttttttttttttttttggcaacgATGCTGGCAATTACTACCCGATGAAACAATGAGATTTATATATTAAGaacccaaaagaagaagaaaaaaggataaTAATTACTAAATTCTCTGTAGAATAATTAGCATTATTCATTTAACTG from Pyrus communis chromosome 4, drPyrComm1.1, whole genome shotgun sequence harbors:
- the LOC137732139 gene encoding putative ubiquitin-conjugating enzyme E2 38, whose protein sequence is MAPSLTPKTPENDAAESQPDLFKRFDVVSDPSDHHFYRSNLPKNTAGQGCFTSGGSKVHKKIMHEWKILEKHLPDSIYVRVYDTRIDLLQAVIVGAAGTPYHDALFFFDIAFPNDYPTRPPQVYYHSFGNRVNPNLYATGYVCLSLLNTWSGSKGQKWNPSQSTILQVLVSIQGLVLNEKPYFNEPGTGIFGRGRLENTAQAYGENAFLLTHKTTHILLRRPPKHFRAFVAEHFRQRAGVILRACIAYAKGLVAVGEYKEEEEEGHQNGAVSVIKVRRSFREPLEKLYAELYKDFKWNGDSLVGLPELLKVEAAKTTPSARKEGSSGSIVGRVFRKLKKVLGLGPKNKIGKKGGSESKRNAAAAAAAAADLGL
- the LOC137732140 gene encoding probable enoyl-CoA hydratase 1, peroxisomal gives rise to the protein MARHQSSPENLILVNREATGIAFVTINRPKSLNSLTRPMMTDLAQAFKALDQDESVRVIVLSGSGRAFCSGVDLTSAEDVFKGDVKDVESDPVSQMERCRKPIIGAINGFAVTAGFEIALACDIIIATKGAKFMDTHARFGIFPSWGLSQKLSRIIGPNKAREVSLAATPLTAEVGEKLGFVNHVVEESELLKKAREVGEAIAKNNHDMVLRYKAVINDGLKLDLADALTLEKERGHEYYKGMTKAQFKKMQEFIAGRSSKKPSSKL